Within Primulina tabacum isolate GXHZ01 chromosome 5, ASM2559414v2, whole genome shotgun sequence, the genomic segment GGTATATCATTGCTATGTACTTGGTAGCCATTAGCCGAAAATAAGGAAATTATAGTAGGTTATTTCTAGAACTCGGATGGCATGTATATTGTTACTTTACTACACAGCCCATTTGTAAAACATAGGATTGAACGAATTTTACAATGTTTTTCGGTATTTTATCTACGACGTTGAACAGTAAAATGCATCATACATTCGCGACAGTCTGGGCAAGATATGGTAGTCATCTATAAGATAATAAGATCACAAAGAAGAAGACCTCAGCTCGATTTGCCAAAGAATACATTTTTAACTGAACAGACAAATTCCATTAATTTCTCAtacttcaataatttttttaaaaaatataagcaAAGATCATTGAGATAATAAGCATTTTCACAAGTTATTGTTTATATAACGTAGTTATATCCtatatttgattaaatatttgtGTAGTTTTAAGTAAGCAAGTACACTGACAATATGAAacatttgttaaaaaaaatttgttttttaaaatttatttaggtTGCACGCAATGATTTACCAGTATATATGATAAATCGGAAGAACATTGAGGAAAGTCATAAATAAGGTAAGCAAGGTAAAATTTTCTTGATCCGAACCAAGATCAATGATGCGCAATGGATCCACCCCATCTCTTAACACGACTTTCTGCTTCATTTGCCTGCAAGAATCAAAATTTGAACTGTGGTGATCGAGGTCTTACTTACAAAATACCATCATTTTAATGGATCCACATacaatatacacacacacacatatatttatatatatgtatatatgtatagaAAAGAAGAAAGATAAAGTTCATACTTCTTTCTCCCAGTTTCTACTTGCAACGATCCCTATTAAGATAGCCGTCTGCAAACAAACTCCAACAATCAAACCACCCCAGATTCCCTGCAAAACATGTAAGAAAATGTCTTATGGGTGACTCAAAACCAGTATCTTAGTTCAAGAATTATGTAAAATGAGCAACTTTTAGAATGGATAACATTGGTATTTCAGAacataaatcattaaaaataccAAGGAAAGTTTGTTGGGTTTTACCATTGCGCCTAAGTGAAGTGGGAAGCCCAAGCCTATGCCAATGGGAAGTCCTATGATGTAATAGCAACCGATGTTGATGTATGCAACAATGGCCTGCCATCCAGCTCCAACCGCGACCCCTAATCAAAATAGGTTTGAACCTGAGAATCAGTGAGCAACTCAACAAATAGTCGCTGGCTGGCCGCCCCAATAATGGAGCCATAACTTATATTTAGGCAGACAACACGATCTTCAGTTAGTGTGACGGAATCATATCTTTGTGTCTGGATTAGAAAATCTACGAGGGGAGGGGAGACCGTCCCCTCTGGCCTCCTCTCCCTTCACATGTCGCCCCGTGAGCTTAATACGACATAATTCTGATGTAAGCTATGGTTAAAGAGCTCATGGTCACCATCGGTAACACATATTTCAGTTGTAGTTAAATTTCAGACTGCAGTTGATAGATTCTCTGATACGGTTCACAAACCTATCGAGCTTTAAATCTCAAAGATGTATGCAATTAGACATCATATTTTCAACcgtcgttttgcatcagaaacTTATTAagaataatttcaaaaaaagaaaaagaaacttATCACGTAGTCAAATAAGCCCAACCAGTAAGCGAGTTTGTGAGCTTAAACATTAACACACAGATTTAAAATCTCGAATGTGATGTTGCGTCATTACCGGATAAAACAGGTTGAAGGCCGCTTATTAGAACCGTAACTGCAAGCAAAGTTGACAATCTCGTAGTCTCCTTAGCTACAGCATCACTACTGGTGAAAAGGTATGGGTAATAATCTCGAGTCGCAAAAACGATTGCAGTACAAACTATTGCAATCAACATAGTCATGGTTGAAACCACAACCACAGAAAATTTTGCGGCTTTAGCATTGCCAGCTCCAAGCTCATTTGATACTCTTACACTGGATAGACAAAACGGTTGCGGTTCTTTTAGCTTATATATCTGCATGTGTATGCCAAATCATACGTAATGTATACACAGATGATGGTTAAATATTACCTTATTGCAGCGTTAAATCCGATTGCTATCATCGCATTCCATCCTTGAATGTTCATGCTACAAAAAATGTTTTAATTTGAGTGAACCTGGGCAACATAGGTGATCGTATCAAGGATTATTTGTTATCCTTAGATCAAACAcgaaaagaaaataataaattaaaaataaactcGGAGAATACCAAATAGAAACAGCATCAACGGGTATCACAGGGTTGTCCAGGCGGCCTACTATTACCACTAATATCATCAGATACCAAAACTCCAAGCTGCAATATCGAATCAAATTAAGGAAGAAGAATCAAGAATTCAACAAACTTTCCATGGAAAAAAAATCAGCTACTGATTAGTGATCTCTCACCACAACATTACAGCAGAGGCAAAGGAAAGCTTAACAAAGCCGTACAAATCATGGAATGCCAACCATGAAAATCCTGTCCATGCACCATCACACTTGGTTGCGAAAATGTAAACCAACTGCAAAATACAAATGATCCACCATGATGCATTTAGAGTAACTGCTGCTCCAATTAACCCCCATCCGAGCTTCAAGATCAGAAGCCAGCTGAAGAAAGTATGCAGAACCAAAACTAGAGCGGAAATCCATGCCATTGCCATCAGCTTCCCTTGTGATTGCAAGAATTTCTGTATCGGGAAATTCACAGCATATGCAAATATTTGTGGTATCATCCAGATGGCAAATTTACCTGCAACACAAATATCAGGCTTAAGGATAAAAAAAATGACCACGTGAGAAGAATCAACAAGAAAGAAGATGAAATAGGGACCTGCAGCTCTAGAAATTTCAGGAGATTCTCCGAAGAGAGTGAGGATTGGGGGAGCAAAGAGGTAGATGGGAAGCAATACAAAAGATGTAGTTATCAAAATCACCCATGATCTTTGCATGTATACGCCCAACATTCCGATCTGCCCCGCACCATATGCTTGCCCACATAATGTTTCCAATGCACTTCCCATTCCAAGCTGCAAATTTTAATCACCAATTGAATACATTTTGCTacaaatgaactagaatcttgGTGCAAGATATAAATAAAAGAGAAATGTTACATGTCCAACACTTCAAGGTCTGACTAAAGTGGACAACCCCTTAAGTGAAAGATCTTCAGTTTTCATTGGTATTTTTTTAAGATAAAGATATATTTTAACCACCCAAAATACACTAACCCATACTTATCCAATCTAATCTAAGTGTATAAACCTGCCACTTCCTTTAACTAAGATTCAACTAGTAGACGACAGGGAACTAACTTGTTTGTGTTTGCTTGATAAATGTGTTGGAACTTTAATCAAATCTaaagtttgaataaaaattatgtccaCATTAGTTGAAAAGTTTTGGTTCTTCgtattcttgagttaatgagagttaattaatcttgcatGAGTCTTTGTATGCATTCTGGGGGTTATAAATAGTGAGTtcattttatcatttcaaatatATGAAAATCTAATCTCTTTCAAGCACTATCTCTCATTTCATATTGTTATCTTTCATTTGACCTCCGTTAaaatctcggtgataaagtaAATGTACGTTTTCAGTTCGTCGTAGGAGTATCTTGTGCCAATTCACTGCCGGTTGTTCCATTGTATCTTGAGAAACGGACGTCCAAGACTGATCCTCGAAGCACATACAAGAAgggacgaatctgttttaaggacacCGTACTTCGTGCAACCCTCGGTTTGGTTTACTTCAGTTATAGCGTTTCTCTATTGTATTCTCTTCACTATATTGCGCTGGTTTTATTGATCAAAACATTTACCATTCGATATATTATGCAACAAAATGTATAAATAAGCAAACAAGCCACGTGGCTGTTAGATCCGTGTGTTGTATCCTCTTCAACGAAGAACAAAATTTAATGTGAAATCTCCCTAATCCATTATGTTTTCAGATAATAGCCACCACAATCACCACATGTATGCACCAAATAAATAGCCCACATATTATATCATCTTTCAAACAAATATGAGTCTCACAGGCAAAACACACCACAAAAGAGGTAGGAGCCTTGATTAACATACAACTTATTTGACGCAAATCCCCACAAAAAGACTTGGAAATGAAGGTAGAAAAAGATCATACCATGAACCCATAAGCAAGGCCAGCAATCACGGAATTCTCCACAGAAACCGCAGCCAAATCCAGCTCATTCAACTGACCAGAAAAAGTTTGAGTCAATGCACCCAGTGAATACTGAAATATATATGTGACAATCGCAGGCCCCGCGAGTTTCCATAGTCTCTTCGATTCCCCACCAAACTCCTTCGCAAAGCTCTTAACTTTTCCTCCGCCCGGCCGCTTTACAAGAAGATATTCCTCCACGCCGCCGCTGGTCATGACCCACGACGCAAAAGCTACACCTGTatgcaataaaaatcaaaaAAGGGCCAGAAAGAAACAAACCAACTTCACCTAAAAAGCTGGAAAAAagaacatttatttatttatcaactccgGGCTGATGCAGCTCAGTTGCTTACGGCCGATTATACAAAGAATATGAATCCAGTGGTTGAACCAATAAATAGAAATAAGtagatttttttctttttgcccAAATAACCAAAGGAACTTAAAAGAACAAACCAGAATTGATGTAAGTAGGTGTGATCAAACCAATATAGACAAGTGTATAAATGCTGTGGCTGTTGGAAACAAAATTGATTACTGATAAAGCCACGTGCGGAAAATGAAAAATTCAATCTTTATTACAGACCACAAGAATAATAATACTCATCACGTTTGCTTTTAAAAGTTtctttatatattcaaatttatgtatattatttttacttgccAGTTGAGTAAATTTATGTTGAGTAGTTCTCTTGTGATATAGTTTTATGGATCTTTATTTGTTAGACGGATCAACTTCACCAATATTCACAAATAAAAAgttatactcttagcataaaaagtaacactttttcatgaataactcaataagatattcgtctcacaaaatacgacccgtgagatcgtctcacacaaatttttgtcatttgTGTGTCACTTCATGCCTACTTTTGAAAGTTCAATAAAATCCCAACCAAATTTTTTTCACTTTGTTTTGCAAATATTGTCTAGTGGAATATCCATGTCTTTTATgcaaatgtatatatatatatatatatatatatatatatatattaattttaattttatccaTTCCTGATGAGCAAAATAAAGGTATTTAATTTTATGGAATAATCCAATAAAGATTTAATCAGCTGTTTTCATTTGATGTTGACGAAAAGACAGATGGACATTCACTattaatcaattattattattatttaatataatatatttatgcgTGTGTGGACAGAGTGATGGATAAATATCATGCAAATCTACCACTCTCGCTTGTGGTTTCAGGTTAGGTGAGACGATATCCTTTTTGGCAGCCCGAAATCGTAAATGAAAATCTACCACCGTCGCTTGTGGATTCTGGTTAGGTGAGACGATATCTTTTTTGGACgtaaatatattttacttaaaaaaagacaaattaaaacaaaaatcgTAAAAATTGTTATAAAATGAAAATTGTCCACTTTTTATATTGAAATTGTAatagaaaatatataaaaattaatatgaaaTATGAAGTTGGGAGGTGAAatgcttttttttaaaaaaaaaaaattataaaaaaagttTAACCAATATACTAAAAATTTGCTAGTCTAATGAATTTAACTTTAATTTGAATTGGAATATGGTAAAGTGCAGCACTAAACAATAATCAAATAGtaaatctcttgtgagacggtctcacgaatttttatctgtgagacggatcaatcctactgatattgacaataaaaagtaaaatttttagcataaaaaataatattttttcatggatgactcaaataagatatatgtctcacaaaatacgacatgtgttACCGTCTCACATAAAATTTTGTCATAATTCAAATTGATGATTAGGTTTAAGAGTGATTTTCTTACAAGTATATTGTTTAGTTATTAAAAAAgagtttttaaaaaacattattttttgaAGCTCTATCTTTCTTTTTCTACTtccattgaaaaataaaaacaaaacccTTTTCAAAATTTGTCCAAACACCAAAatcacttcttctttttttttagtaaaaaaaaattaaaattattcaaGTGTTTTTAAGTTATATCTTTCGTATCCAACGAGAAATTTTCACCAAATATACCACATTGTTTCTCGAAAATTATAAATCGGAATATCTTCAACTTCACCAAGTGTGCTGCATTC encodes:
- the LOC142547226 gene encoding protein DETOXIFICATION 33-like — its product is MTSGGVEEYLLVKRPGGGKVKSFAKEFGGESKRLWKLAGPAIVTYIFQYSLGALTQTFSGQLNELDLAAVSVENSVIAGLAYGFMLGMGSALETLCGQAYGAGQIGMLGVYMQRSWVILITTSFVLLPIYLFAPPILTLFGESPEISRAAGKFAIWMIPQIFAYAVNFPIQKFLQSQGKLMAMAWISALVLVLHTFFSWLLILKLGWGLIGAAVTLNASWWIICILQLVYIFATKCDGAWTGFSWLAFHDLYGFVKLSFASAVMLCLEFWYLMILVVIVGRLDNPVIPVDAVSICMNIQGWNAMIAIGFNAAISVRVSNELGAGNAKAAKFSVVVVSTMTMLIAIVCTAIVFATRDYYPYLFTSSDAVAKETTRLSTLLAVTVLISGLQPVLSGVAVGAGWQAIVAYINIGCYYIIGLPIGIGLGFPLHLGAMGIWGGLIVGVCLQTAILIGIVASRNWEKEANEAESRVKRWGGSIAHH